In Lutra lutra chromosome 5, mLutLut1.2, whole genome shotgun sequence, a single genomic region encodes these proteins:
- the LOC125100841 gene encoding olfactory receptor 56-like, producing the protein MVWVGNQTLISHFILLGLFTHSPLHLFFFSVIMVMFLVALSGNGLMILLITIDSRLHSPMYFFLSWLSLMDLMLISTIVPRMATDFLLGRGSISFTGCGLQILFFLTLLGDECFLLAFMAYDRYVAISNPLRYSVIMSRRVCWLMVAGSWLFGLVDGLIQAIFTLRFPYCGSQEIDHFFCEVPAILKLACADTSLYETMIYVCCILMLLLPFAVISASYLRILVAVLHMRSAEGRQKAFATCSSHMAVVSLFYGAVMITYMRPQAYHSSKQDKVVSAFYTMITPMLNPLIYSLRNKEVAGALKKLLGRCPCWRGQG; encoded by the coding sequence ATGGTCTGGGTGGGAAACCAGACTCTCATCTCCCACTTCATCCTCCTGGGTCTTTTCACCCACTCGCCACTTcacctcttcttcttttctgtcaTCATGGTCATGTTCCTTGTGGCCCTCTCTGGCAATGGGCTCATGATCCTCCTCATCACCATCGACTCCCGTCTGCACagccccatgtacttcttcctcagctGGCTGTCACTCATGGACCTCATGCTCATTTCCACCATTGTGCCGCGGATGGCCACCGACTTCCTCCTGGGCCGTGGCTCCATCTCCTTCACAGGCTGTGGACTCCAGAtcctcttcttcctcaccctcctGGGAGATGAATGCTTCCTGCTGGCCttcatggcctatgaccgctatgtggccattaGCAACCCATTGAGGTACTCAGTGATCATGAGCCGCCGTGTTTGCTGGCTCATGGTGGCAGGGTCCTGGCTCTTTGGCCTGGTAGACGGACTGATCCAAGCCATTTTCACCCTTCGCTTCCCCTACTGTGGCTCTCAGGAGATTGACCACTTCTTCTGTGAGGTCCCTGCCATATTGAAGTTGGCCTGTGCTGACACCTCTCTCTATGAGACAATGATCTATGTTTGTTGCATCCTAATGCTGCTCCTACCCTTCGCTGTCATCTCTGCTTCCTACTTGCGGATCCTGGTAGCTGTGCTCCACATGCGTTCTGCTGAAGGTCGTCAGAAAGCCTTTGCCACCTGCTCTTCTCACATGGCAGTGGTTTCTCTCTTCTATGGGGCTGTCATGATCACCTACATGCGGCCTCAGGCTTACCACTCCTCCAAGCAGGACAAGGTAGTCTCAGCCTTCTATACAATGATCACCCCTATGCTTAATCCACTCATCTATAGCCTGAGGAACAAGGAAGTGGCTGGGGCTCTCAAGAAACTCCTGGGGAGGTGTCCCTGTTGGAGGGGGCAGGGCTAG
- the LOC125101232 gene encoding olfactory receptor 2M5-like: MELWNHTSLSDLILLGLFGYSTYDLFLFSLVILASAVALLGNILFLLLIQANRHLHTPMYFFLSQLSIMDLIVMSTVVPKMAANLLSGRKSISWGACATQIFLVVMVTGAECFLLAVMAYDRYVAVCHPLRYPVLMNWKACCLLTLASWMVGVSDSVIDVGMVFSFPYCGSLEVDHFFCEVPALLRLSCADTSLFEDFIYACCVVMLLLPLVVIVASYTRVLTAVIRMPSAEGKQKALTTCSSHLAVVGLYYGGAMFSYMQQASSRTPMGDRATSIFYTILTPMLNPLIYSLRNREVTRALRKVLERWGV, encoded by the coding sequence ATGGAGCTCTGGAACCACACctccctctctgacctcatccttTTGGGCCTGTTCGGCTACTCAACGTatgatttattccttttttcccttgtcATTCTGGCCTCTGCTGTGGCACTCCTTGGCaacatcctcttcctcctgctcatccAGGCCAACAGACACCTGCACACCCCGATGTACTTTTTCCTCAGCCAGCTCTCCATCATGGACCTGATTGTGATGAGCACAGTGGTTCCCAAGATGGCAGCCAACCTTCTGTCAGGCCGTAAGTCcatctcttggggtgcctgtgccACTCAGATCTTCCTAGTGGTCATGGTAACAGGAGCAGAATGCTTCCTCTTGGCAGTCATGGCCTATGACCGGTATGTGGCAGTCTGCCACCCACTGCGGTATCCTGTCCTCATGAACTGGAAGGCTTGCTGTCTGCTGACCCTGGCATCCTGGATGGTTGGGGTGTCTGACAGTGTGATTGACGTGGGTATGGTCTTCAGTTTCCCCTACTGTGGCTCTCTGGAGGTGGATCACTTCTTCTGTGAGGTCCCTGCCCTGCTGCGTCTCTCCTGTGCTGACACCTCACTCTTTGAGGATTTTATCTATGCTTGCTGTGTGGTCATGCTGCTGTTGCCCCTTGTGGTCATTGTGGCTTCCTATACCCGGGTCCTCACAGCTGTCATTAGAATGCCTTCCgcagaggggaagcagaaggCTCTGACCACTTGCTCCTCCCACCTGGCTGTGGTGGGCCTATATTATGGAGGAGCCATGTTTAGCTACATGCAGCAGGCCTCCAGTCGGACACCAATGGGAGACCGAGCCACCTCCATCTTCTACACCATCCTCACGCCAATGCTTAACCCACTCATTTACAGCCTGAGGAACAGGGAGGTAACGAGGGCCCTGAGGAAGGTGCTGGAGAGATGGGGAGTGTAG